A single Phragmites australis chromosome 4, lpPhrAust1.1, whole genome shotgun sequence DNA region contains:
- the LOC133916480 gene encoding phosphatidylinositol 4-phosphate 5-kinase 2-like isoform X1 — translation MPPRAAVASQQGDCCSHGPGPHRRGSGELSGEASCSYLPLRKRLSVDGKCPAPRICIWECDGEAGDITCDIVAAPLRRSCSARAMPWAPPPAPPFRRMMTPPPPRPRQPQREAGEVAARRPGETICKGHRSYSLMLNLQLGISYSVGKSSSLPFRKLSSSDFDPREKVWTRFPPEGSKLTPPHHSVDFRWKDYCPAVFRHLRKLFGVDPADYMLAICGNDTLRELASPGKSGSCFFVTQDDRFMIKTVKKAEVKVLIRMLRSYYEHVYRYKSTLLTRFYGTHCIKQAGCLKVRFIIMGNFCCSDYKIHRRFDLKGSSHGRTIDKAEQKIDETTTLKDLDLDYAFHLQRFWYEELMKQIQMDCTFLEAQGIMDYSLLLGVHFRNDFSMSKIGVSQYIGFPKSTGKRKSFEGGDDVCELCFMESGCKDRDLIIDSRKPLAQLGMNMPAQAERRSKKILDKCLLNERHLFITMPSGGSRDVYLFFGIIDILQDYDITKKLEHAYKSFQVNPGRISAVDPKLYSRRFQNFIRRVFIQEQ, via the exons ATGCCGCCGCGCGCCGCGGTCGCCTCGCAGCAGGGCGACTGCTGCAGCCACGGGCCGGGCCCCCACCGGCGCGGCAGCGGCGAACTCTCCGGCGAAGCGTCATGCAGCTACCTGCCGTTGCGCAAGCGGCTGTCGGTGGACGGCAAGTGCCCGGCGCCGAGGATATGCATCTGGGAGTGCGACGGCGAGGCTGGGGACATCACCTGCGACATCGTCGCCGCGCCGCTCCGCCGCAGCTGCAGCGCGAGGGCAATGCCgtgggcgccgccgccggcaccgCCCTTCCGCCGGATgatgacgccgccgccgccgcggccgaggCAGCCGCAGAGGGAGGCAGGGGAGGTGGCGGCCAGGAGGCCCGGGGAGACCATCTGCAAGGGACACCGGAGCTACAGCCTCATGCTTAACCTGCAGCTTGGCATAAG CTATTCGGTGGGGAAGTCGTCGTCGCTGCCATTCAGGAAGCTCTCGTCGTCGGACTTCGACCCGCGGGAGAAAGTGTGGACGCGGTTCCCGCCGGAGGGGTCCAAGCTCACGCCGCCTCATCACTCCGTTGATTTCCGGTGGAAGGACTACTGCCCCGCTGTATTCAG ACACCTGAGGAAGCTGTTCGGGGTGGATCCTGCGGACTACATGCTCGCCATCTGCGGGAACGACACGCTCCGGGAGCTGGCGTCCCCGGGCAAGAGCGGCAGCTGCTTCTTCGTTACGCAGGATGATCGATTCATGATTAAGACCGTGAAGAAGGCCGAAGTGAAG GTTCTAATTAGGATGCTGCGGAGTTACTATGAGCATGTTTATCGATACAAGTCCACTTTATTGACAAGGTTTTATGGCACACACTGCATTAAGCAAGCTGGCTGCCTCAAG GTCCGGTTCATTATAATGGGCAACTTTTGCTGCTCAGATTATAAGATCCATAGGCGCTTTGATTTGAAAGGTTCCTCACATGGTCGGACTATTGACAAAGCCGAACAGAAGATTGATGAAACCACTACTCTAAAGGACCTTGACCTTGATTATGCATTCCACTTGCAGAGATTTTGGTATGAGGAACTGATGAA GCAAATTCAGATGGACTGCACATTCTTAGAGGCACAAGGAATTATGGACTACAGCTTGTTGTTAGGAGTTCACTTCCGTAATGATTTCTCAATGTCTAAGATAGGCGTATCTCAGTATATTGGTTTTCCAA AATCCACCGGCAAAAGAAAATCATTTGAAGGTGGAGATGATGTTTGTGAGCTTTGCTTTATGGAATCTGGATGCAAGGACAGAGATTTGATCATCGACTCTCG GAAACCATTGGCCCAGTTAGGTATGAACATGCCCGCCCAGGCAGAACGCAGGTCAAAGAAAATACTCGACAAGTGTCTCCTAAATGAAAGACACTTGTTCATAACCATGCCAAGTGGAGGATCGCGGGATGTCTACCTCTTCTTTGGAATAATTGACATTCTTCAAGACTATGACATAACTAAGAAACTTGAGCATGCTTACAAGTCCTTCCAGGTCAACCCTGGCCGCATTTCTGCTGTAGACCCAAAGCTATACTCAAGAAGGTTCCAGAACTTTATTCGCAGAGTGTTCATCCAAGAACAGTAA
- the LOC133916480 gene encoding phosphatidylinositol 4-phosphate 5-kinase 2-like isoform X2 has product MPPRAAVASQQGDCCSHGPGPHRRGSGELSGEASCSYLPLRKRLSVDGKCPAPRICIWECDGEAGDITCDIVAAPLRRSCSARAMPWAPPPAPPFRRMMTPPPPRPRQPQREAGEVAARRPGETICKGHRSYSLMLNLQLGISYSVGKSSSLPFRKLSSSDFDPREKVWTRFPPEGSKLTPPHHSVDFRWKDYCPAVFRHLRKLFGVDPADYMLAICGNDTLRELASPGKSGSCFFVTQDDRFMIKTVKKAEVKVLIRMLRSYYEHVYRYKSTLLTRFYGTHCIKQAGCLKVRFIIMGNFCCSDYKIHRRFDLKGSSHGRTIDKAEQKIDETTTLKDLDLDYAFHLQRFWYEELMKQIQMDCTFLEAQGIMDYSLLLGVHFRNDFSMSKIGVSQYIGFPILI; this is encoded by the exons ATGCCGCCGCGCGCCGCGGTCGCCTCGCAGCAGGGCGACTGCTGCAGCCACGGGCCGGGCCCCCACCGGCGCGGCAGCGGCGAACTCTCCGGCGAAGCGTCATGCAGCTACCTGCCGTTGCGCAAGCGGCTGTCGGTGGACGGCAAGTGCCCGGCGCCGAGGATATGCATCTGGGAGTGCGACGGCGAGGCTGGGGACATCACCTGCGACATCGTCGCCGCGCCGCTCCGCCGCAGCTGCAGCGCGAGGGCAATGCCgtgggcgccgccgccggcaccgCCCTTCCGCCGGATgatgacgccgccgccgccgcggccgaggCAGCCGCAGAGGGAGGCAGGGGAGGTGGCGGCCAGGAGGCCCGGGGAGACCATCTGCAAGGGACACCGGAGCTACAGCCTCATGCTTAACCTGCAGCTTGGCATAAG CTATTCGGTGGGGAAGTCGTCGTCGCTGCCATTCAGGAAGCTCTCGTCGTCGGACTTCGACCCGCGGGAGAAAGTGTGGACGCGGTTCCCGCCGGAGGGGTCCAAGCTCACGCCGCCTCATCACTCCGTTGATTTCCGGTGGAAGGACTACTGCCCCGCTGTATTCAG ACACCTGAGGAAGCTGTTCGGGGTGGATCCTGCGGACTACATGCTCGCCATCTGCGGGAACGACACGCTCCGGGAGCTGGCGTCCCCGGGCAAGAGCGGCAGCTGCTTCTTCGTTACGCAGGATGATCGATTCATGATTAAGACCGTGAAGAAGGCCGAAGTGAAG GTTCTAATTAGGATGCTGCGGAGTTACTATGAGCATGTTTATCGATACAAGTCCACTTTATTGACAAGGTTTTATGGCACACACTGCATTAAGCAAGCTGGCTGCCTCAAG GTCCGGTTCATTATAATGGGCAACTTTTGCTGCTCAGATTATAAGATCCATAGGCGCTTTGATTTGAAAGGTTCCTCACATGGTCGGACTATTGACAAAGCCGAACAGAAGATTGATGAAACCACTACTCTAAAGGACCTTGACCTTGATTATGCATTCCACTTGCAGAGATTTTGGTATGAGGAACTGATGAA GCAAATTCAGATGGACTGCACATTCTTAGAGGCACAAGGAATTATGGACTACAGCTTGTTGTTAGGAGTTCACTTCCGTAATGATTTCTCAATGTCTAAGATAGGCGTATCTCAGTATATTGGTTTTCCAA TTTTGATCTAA